The Eubalaena glacialis isolate mEubGla1 chromosome 5, mEubGla1.1.hap2.+ XY, whole genome shotgun sequence genomic sequence TCCAAGCATCTTGTGTATTCTGTAGCATCCCATGAAACAGCAGCAGGCTAACCTGTTAAATTATAAGTAGGGTgaacagcaatcccactactgggcatataccctgagaaaaccataattccaaaagagtcatgtaccacaatgttcattgcagctctatttactgtagccaggacatggaagcaacctaagcgtccatcgacggatgaatggataaagaagatgtggcacatatacacaatggaatattactcagccattaaaagaaacaaaattgagttatttgtagtgaggtgaatggacctagagtctgtcatacagagtgaagtaagtcagaaaaagaaaaacaaataccgtatgctaacacacatatatgcaatctaaaaaaaaaaaaaggttctaatgaacctaggcgcaggacaggaataaagacacaaaggtagagaatggacctgaggacacggggagggggaagggtaagctgggacgaagtgagagagtagcactggcatatatacactaccaaatgtaaaatagatagccagtaggaaacagccacatagcacagggagatcagctcggtgctttgtgaccacctaaaggggtgggatagagagggtgggagggagatgcaagtgggaggggatatggggatatatgtatacgtataactggttcactttcttatacagcagaaactaacataacaatgtaaagcaattatactccaataaaatgttaaaaaaaaagagacatgtccAGCTacagaatagaataaaaatatagaaatagaaaaaaaattgttaagtaGGGTGAAATCCCCGACTCTGTACAGTTATTGACAGACATCAATTATTTTCTCTTGGTAAAAGCTGGTATTTTAGAAACTGTGACTTGGCTATTAGAAAATTTATTATTAGCACGACATATTACCAAAGATTATTTTCCAAAGACTTAGCCAATAacactacaaaaataaaatgcccTCTGATTCCTGCGAATTTATCTGCGTGTGTCCAAGTCCAGTGATAATTTCACTGTCTGTCTGAAGAACTAACAGTACTAAGTCCAAAGCTCGGCGCCATGCCTCAATCTTTGGTGTAACAATGTCATAAACTCTTGGAATCTGTTCCAGTTTATCTGAAATGTCTGAATTTAAAATCCCACTATTTAGTTTACTATATTCATTCAAGACGTAAGATGAAGGAGAGCCAGAGTCTGCAGCATTTTGTAGATGATGCTGAATGAATGTGCCGGCTTCAAATTCTGATGGGTAACTGGCAGTGTTATACAGGAGAGTTGAAAGGTATCTGTGCCATCCATTTGCCAGGCATTTAAGCACGGTCGGTCTGTACTGTGTCACAGATGAGGCCAGCCAAGAGGAAGTATTATGAAGCCACCCTGAACAGCCTTGGTTTCCTTTATTCACAGACTGCTCCGCAAGAATCTGAAGATGGCTAAGACACAACAATTCAACTGCGCCACCTCCAAGGAAGACCTTTTGCTCTTTTAGAGCATGATACAGACGATAGGCACAAGTCCAGAAGGTATCTTCTTTGGTTTGCATCTGGGCAGTGACTGGACTAGTCAGCACTACTGTCACCAAATTAATTCCTTCTGTGTTTAACACGATTGCCATTCTGTTGATCCGATCTACAGCATCGAAGGGAATGCTTCTCCAGATGGTCACACAGACACCATTGCCCACACAGTTTTCATTTACTTGTGTAATGTAGGCCACCTGCACTGCTCCTGAAGCCTCTGCAAAAGCCTGCATTACATTGCCATTCACTGATCCAATTACCAACCTCTTGTTGTCTGTGCATTTTTCAATTAAGCGTTCAGACACATTTCCTTGTGCCAGGACAAGGTTCACATTGAACTTGATTAATACCTGTAACACATGATCTGTCCACAGTTCTTCTGAGCCATCTTGTTGAAGCTTCAAGCTTTCTGATACTGTTTTAATACTTGCAGACTTATTAAATCCCAGGTGGCGATAATTCTCTGTGAGATCACCTTCAACAAGAACTACCCGGATAGGCTGATTCTGCAATTCCTTGATCAGAGTAGTACTAGGTATTGATACAACAGTGATATATCCTGGACAGACACAAGAAAAAGTTTCAGGTAAACCCGGTAAGCAGCAAGTGAAGATTCTTGAAATGTCAAAAAGAAATGGCACTGTACAGCTGCCTTGTTGCATACCTGCGTTCTGATATTGTAGCCGTACTGCTTCATCTACTAACTTCATGCTGCTGTGACCTCCGTGACTCAAACCCACCTCCAATTCCACCAAATCATCACATCTATAAGTCTTGGGAGTAGCTGCACTAAGTTGTTCTAGAACTCCATCTGGTTTGCTTATCCATTGATTATTACCTGTCCTACTAAAATGTCTACTGTGGGTTAGTACTGACTTTCTGCAGCGGGTGTCTGCAAGTGGACTGTTTTTCAGAGTTTGAGGAGTTTGTGATGTGTTTTCATCTGCTTCAACCTTAGCCTGAGACCTTAAGAGTTGAGGTGATTTAACAGGTCTCCCAGAAAGACTGTAAATGGCCAATGACTGAGCGGCAACATCTTTGAGATCACGCTCTTTCTGTATCAAACCAGTACCTGAagggatttggagaaaagggtaTACGCTGACACTAAATGTTTCGGGTCCAGAAAATGTCTTTGTGTTAACCATACGGTCAAATACATTGTGGACAGGTACTTGAAGGGAAACTACCTCTTCAATGCATGAATTCAAGCCTTCTGACATTACAGACACTATTAATGAAATGGGGACACCCAAATGAAGACATTCTTCAGCAGCACTGCTCCATGCACCAACAAGAAACAAAAGAGTACTGGTTCCAGTTCTGTATGTGTTATTTTGTGCTTGAACTGCTTCATTGAGAAGTTGTCCCACTGCACTGGTTAAATCCAAACTTTCAAGAAGCCTTACTGTTGAACTGATTAACACAGTTTCATGACACTCTTCATCTATAATAAATTTGGATGATTTTACTGGGCCTAGGAAAGTTCTTCCTGTTTCTGCAAACGATGAAAGCTGTTGAAGTCCCATGTGCCTTCTTTTGTTTATGACCCTGCAAGCCATCACCATGAatcatcatctgcaaataaaattaaaacttggaACTTTATTCAGTGCAATTCATGGTTATAAAAGATGCTTATAAAAGAAAAGTAAGGTACAGTCCCTGCCTTCGAGGAGTTTCTGATATATGTAGTTTCCATGAAATATGGTCAGTGCAATGATACAGTACTATAATGATATTAATGATAAGGGTATGGGTGTGTGGAGGAGGAATACTTCATCCAACAGGGGAAGTGGATCATGCAGGCAACAGGCAATATTTCCAGAAGAACACAATGTTCGAAATGAGTCTTaaagaataatttgaaaaaataattagcaAGTTGAAGGAGGTAGTAGTAAATGCACATGTATGTGACAAAAACACAGTGTACAAGTAATTTAGTTTCACGGGAATATAAAGCAAGTAGTGGGGAATAGTAGGACATGAAGTGTTAGAAGAGGAAAGGGGCTGGATCATGAAGGGCAGTACGCACCACGTCAAACCTGACCCTACTTATAACGGGAAACATGGAAGTGCCTTAAGGGGGGGAGATGAAGAAACAGTTTGATGTAGTGTCTGAAAGCATGTACTCTGAATCTAGAAGTCTGGGTTTGAACTCGTCTCTACTGCTTACTAACTGTGTAGCCTTCAGCAAGGCTTAACTTCTTTGCCCTGTTTTCACAtgtgaaaaatgaggataataacagaaTCTGCTTCATAGGGTTATTACCAGGAGTGAATGAgtacagtgcttagaacagtgcctggcacatagtgcttTATGAGTACttgcaataacaataataaatttataatagaaaacaaaataatattaaataatattaaaaataaaattaagtaatattaaaattattattattatttattattagtgTTTTGGATATATTACCACTCTGATAACGGTGTAGAGAACTGATTGGATGAGTGCCAGACTGGAGGCAGAGAGGCCATGGTTACCTAGATGAGAAATGTGGAAGAGGGATGGAGGTAAAGGATGGATTTGGCTATTGATTAGACTATAAAGGGGGGAAAAGTACTGTTTAAAAGGAAgttcgagggcttccctggtggcacagtggttaagaatccgcctgccaacgcaggggacacgggttcgagccctggtccggaaagatcccacatgccatggagcaactaagcctgtgcaccacaaatactgaagcccacgcgcctacagcccgtgctccacaacaagagaagccacagcaatgagaagcccgtgcaccacaacgaagagtagcccccgcacgccgcaactagagaaagcccacatgcagcaacgaagatgcaacacagccaaaaataaataaataaataaataaataaataatataaatttaaaaaaaaaggaagttcgAGAGCAATTAGACTTTTTCCAGGTAATATTTCAGAATTCACATCTAAAACTAATAGGAAGAAGTTATAAGAGAAAAACTTTAGCCCAACAGAAAGTACTTTTTAACGAGTACCCTCTAATTGAAAAGCTGTCTGTAATAAAATAACCTGTCTTGTGAGGTATGGGCTCTTAAAGCACTACAGCTAAAACTGTAGATAACATACACTTCTCTTCCAACTCTAAGACTTTATAATTcttcaagtatatatatatacatattttaatatttttaaaaaatatatttatttatttggctgcattaggtcttagttgcggcacgcgggatcttcattgcagcaggcgggatctagttccctgaccagggatcgaacccgggccccctgcactgggagcgcggagtcttagccactggacaccagggaagtccctcaagcatATTGTTTACCACAACTTTTTAAATCcaaaatatcaaaaagcaaacaactctCGGAGTTTTTGCTTTTCCTCTAATGCTGGCCACAGCACTGGTAAATTTGTTCCTGTAATACCTAGATTCATCCTTGATTCTGAAGACCTCCACAGTTCCAGATACACCTTAGGATCAGCAGGAAGCCACAGCACCTGTTGCTCAAGAGTAGCTTCCTAGAGGCTTTCAAGGGCTAAGGAGAAAAGCCAGTACAGCCTAAGAAAACATGTAACAAATTGTTTGAACTCAGCTTCGAAACCTCTTTTGTGAAATTTTCagttctgtaaaataaaaataaaactcttgatATACTCAGGTATATCCCTAGACAGCATCAAATTATACTCTAGACTCCAACAATCCTGAGACCCATCCTGTCTTACAGCTCTCTTATCTTTACCATATTTTTGCTGTCCTCCACCCCATATTATCAATTCTCTACTTACCCAGTTAAAATTCCCATTTGTGGATTATAATCACTCTCTTGTACATAGACTCTCAAAGTCCTTGTCTCTCTTTTGGTTCATCTTACTCACCTTGCAAAGCCACTAATCTTGATGAAATCCAACTCTGTCTACTCCATGTTTACCCTGCAGCAgctgaaaataaacagaaaaacacacacaaccaCGCTGACTGGTGTCATTTTAAGTTCATGACTCCACACTGCAAGTGGCCCTTAATACTGCCTGGCAATCTATTTTGTTAGTCCTTCTGTCTGTTTTTTAATGGTTATtgggttctatttttaaaaatttcatctaCCCCTGAGTACAAAGGACATTCCAtatttcttctaaaagctttatggttttagtctttttttaaaattgaggtaaagTTCATATAACATAAACTTAACCATTTtagagtatacaattcagtggcacttTGAACATTCAGTGTTGTACAACCACTACCtttatctagttccaaaatatttccatcaccccaaaagaaaactcTGTAGCCATTAAGCAGTCCCTCCCTGTATGTCTCCCCgcccagcacctggcaaccaccaacctgctttcttgtctctgtggatttacctattctggatatttcatagaatcatataatatgggaccctttttgtctggtttctttcacttagcataatgttttaaaaaaattttttattggagtacagctgttttacaatgttgtgttagtttctgctgtacagcaaagtgaatcagctatacgtgtacataaATCCCCTATTTTTTGGACtgccttcccatttaggtcaccacagagcactaaatagagttccctgtgctgtacagtaggttctcattagttatctattgtatacatagtatcaatagtgtatatatgtcaatcccaatctcccaattcatcccacccccctcagttagcataatgtttttgaggttcatccacattgtagtatgtgtatttcattcctttttatgtatgtatgtaggtagctatcattttgtttatccattaatctgttgatggacattgggatTGCTtctacttttgttatttttaaattttatttatttatttatttatttatggctgtgttgggtctttgttgctgtgcatgggctttctgtagttgtggagaTCGGGGgttactgttcgttgtggtgtgcgggcttctcactacggtggcttctcttgttgcggagcacaggctctaggcgcgcgggcttcagtagttctggcttgcgggctctagagcgcaggcttcagtagctgtggcgcacgggcttagttgctcctcagcatgtggggtcttcccggaccagggctcgaacccgtgtcccctgcactggcaggtggattcttaaccactgtgccaccatggaagtcccctgCTTCTACTTTTGGATTATCGTGAACAGTGATACTAAAACATTTGTCTACAAGTGTTTGAggacctgttttcaattctttgggggtACATACGTAGAAGTGGTCATTTCATAATTCTGTGTTTACGTTTCTGtggaactgccaaacttttctgTAGCAGCTGAACTATTTTactttcctaccagcagtgtacaagcacttaaatttctccacacccttgctgtattagtttcctagggctgctttaccaaattaccacaaatggGGTGGCTTAcaacaatacatatttattatctcatggttctggagcctagaagtctgaaatcaaggtatctgAAGGGTCATGCTCCTTCTGAAGggtctagggaagaatccttcctgcTTCTTCCAGCCTCTGGTTGTTCCCAGAGGTCCTTGGCtttggcagcataactccaatctctgcttccctTTCACATGGCCTCTTaaaaagacaccagtcattggattcagGGCGTGCCCTAATctggtatgacctcatcttaactaattatatctacaAATaagttatttccaaataaaaccacattctgagattctgggtggacatgaatttgggggggggggaacactATGCAACCCAGTATGCTCACCAACACTTCTGTTTTTTtgcatcatttttgttttataataatagatatcctagtggatgtgaatgatatttcattgtgtttgtttttcaaaagatgttgagcatcttttcatgtgctttttggccatttgtacaccttctttggagaaatatctattcaaatctctttcccatttaaaaattgggttgtttgtcttttggttgttgaattgtaagagttctttatatattctagagacCAGCACCTTATCaaaatatgatttgcaaatattttctctgattctgtAGGTTGTATTTTCCACTTTTATGATAATGTACTTTGCtgcataaaagtttttaattttaatgaagtctaatttgtctattttggtgtcatatctaagaacacattgccaaatccaaagttATAAAGATTTAACCCAAtcttttcttccaagagtttcaTCATTTCATATCTTATATTAAGTTAATTGATATATTTTGAGTTGATttatgtatatggtatgaggtagggtTCCAActtgattcttttgcatttggataTCAAATCGTCCCAGCACCAttcattgaagagactattcttttccccattgattgGTCTTGGCACAcctctgtcaaaaatcaattggcaaCACATGTATGGGTTTACttttggactctcaattctatttcattggtctATATGAGCATCCTTAAGTCAGGACCACACTGctttactctagctttgtagtaaattttcaagtcaggaagtgtgagtcctccaactttgttctttttgttttagctttaacatttatgtttataattcATCTTAAGCtgatttttgtaaatggtgtggAGTAggtgttgttttttccttcttggatATCCAGGTGCTCCAGaataatttgttgaaaagataaatttaaaaagacaggactgtccttttgcttttgtttttcattcctaACACATTTTGGGAGCTTACTACGTATGAAGCAGTTTACATGCATTATGCAATGTAGTTCTCACAACAACAATATGATTAACTTATTATTGCACCATAAttaacacacacacgcatatatataaatatactataaTTAACCTATTTTAATTATGTATCAAATGAAGAATAATTAAGTAACATACAAaatctcacagctagtaagtaaaaGGTTGGAACTAAAACCCACATTTGTCTAATGCCAAAGTCCTATGTTATTATTACAATACTGCTTTCTGGCTGTCCCTCTACCTAGCATGATAGTAATTCACACTCTCTTTTGTAGACTCTTCCACTGCAATTCCCACTTCCAAGCCTTTCGGCCTTTTCCCAAGCCTTGTTTATACCCTTAACATGTATATGCCCAATTTTTTTCAGGTGTCAGAGtctctgtttatgttttcctttctatACTATGTTTAAATCACAGCATATCACTGTATGAACGGAAAAATCATAGAGAATTTAGAGCAAAAGGAATAAGTCATGGGCTATTTCAAACTTAGTCTGTATTTATGTGAAAAACGTTTCCCAGAGAAGGTATGAAATTAAACAAAACTAATCTACAAGCAAAAAGTCATATATAGCTGATTAGCAAAGTTAATATTCAAGAGATCTGTCTCAACATTTGAAAAATCTATTCCAAGTTTCagcagtaaatttttttaaaaaacagtcttAGCATTCCCAAGTTTAGAAGAGTTCCTAAATGATTATTTTGAAGAGATTACAATTCActataattaacataaaataaaaactcaaacaaGAATCCCTCTTAGAAGAGACAGGATAAAAAGGTAAAGACTGTAAAGAGGATGGTGAAATAGATAATTGCAAAGATGAAAAATACTTCTGGCGACTTTTCTTGGCACTGAACTGACACGATCTGATTCTTGTCTGCTATACGTCAGCACCAATGTTTTCCACAAACAGCTCTCCGTTTCATTACTGGGATCCCTAACAACTTTACTTGCCACCTTAATGTTCCTTTAACTTTTTAAGTGTGTCATAGAAGAGCAGAGTCAGACTACTTGACTGAGATTTTTGACATCAGAAGTAGCCTTCTTTTCCTAAGATCACGTCTAGTCTTGTCTAAGGTACTTGGCTTCAAACACTAAGATATGCAATGTGTTTCGGgagttgcattttaaaaaaattaatattttctgacAAGTATGATTAGCTACAAAACTAAgagtttgcctatctccagtcCATTCCCAATACAGTCTAATCATATCACTCCACTGCTTAAAAACCTCCAACTTAGAAAGTAAACCTTTTACTCCTTTGTCTGTCACAGGAgtccctttaaaaaattaactgaaatgtTTTCAATCCTCGGCTCAAATATCTGCAAAGCCTTCCCATTTTACTCGAGTGAAAGTCAAAGTCCTTACAATGCCCTAATAACCTGCACTCCTCCCTCTTACCTCTCTAACTCCCCTACTACTCTATCCCTTGACCGCTCTGCTCTGGCCTCCTTTCTGTTCCTGGAACATGCAAGGCATGCTTCCTACCTGTGTCTCTGTTCTacttcttccctctttctggGATGCTCTTCCCCAAGAAATCTATTGTCTCACAGCTTTATATAATTATGCAAATCTCCCCCTTTCAACGAGGCCTATCCTGAGCATCCTATTTAACACTGCAAACTCCTCTTCTCCCTTTACATTCTGGATTCCCTTTATTCGCTCTAATTTCTCTTTTCCCATAACATTATCACCTTATAAAATAGTACATactctacttatttatttactactTATTGACTATGTCCCTCTGTTGGAATGTAATTCCCAGGAGGGCAGTTTTAGTCACTGACGTATCCCATATACTGATAACATTGTCTGACACATtgcaagtactcaataaatatttgacaatGTGGTTTTCaccacatttattatcttacatttaAGTACAGAACTGAAATAAGACTAAACAGATGCCATTGCCAGTATTCCTCCACCATAAATTTAAGGTTCTACCACCTCTGGAGTCGACATGATTGCTATTTGGCactgccttggttgaggcccttTAATTGCTTCCAAAATGGTTCCTCCTTCACATGGTTGTCAGAACTATCTTTGAAAAGCACAAACCTAATCAGATCACTCTACTGCCTAAAACAACTATTTATCTTCGAAAATAAAGTCTTTACCTAGGTAAAGGTGTCCCATAATCTGACTTCAGTCTAATTTATAAGGCTCATCTTCCACCTTTCCTTATAAACCCCATGATCTAGTCACACTACAACATACATTTACTTTCATTTCTGCACATACTATACTCTGATTTGAATATCCTACACTTTCTTCACCTTGGCAAATGCTATATATCTTTCATGACCCAAATGCCACATTTTTGATACAGCCTCCTCCAATGCCTCAAGAAGTAGCACCTCCTTCCTGGGCTGCCAAAGTACTGTCTACACACATCTACTAAAGCACTTAGCACCCtgaattaaaaatactgtatttatgTCTGTGCCTATCTCCCCCACTACTCTGTGGGTTCCTTGCTTTCATTCATCTTTATACTCTACACTCAGTTCCTTTCAAACTCACCCAATACATGGCATAGTACATGATATGTAGAAAGCATTAAATAAATTTAGTAGATTTAAGAGTGATAATAGgtttaacatttttctagattaatATTAATGTTCTATAGTAAAATTAGATTAGTAACAGCTATTTTTCAAGACTGAGTACTTCCTACCTAAGACCTAGAAACTGCAATCTGAGCCTATAATTGAAAAATCATTTTCACTAAAAGTTAATGTCCCAAATATAAAAGCCTAAATCACAGAATGATATAAAAGCAGGTGAACACACTATGCAGCCTTTTAGTTGCCATAAGATCAAACTTGATCCAGGAGAGCCTAAAAATTAGAATTGTTTCTACATATTTGGTCATTATTCATTTCTGGTCTCAGAAATCCCTTTAATATTAGTAGTAAAGAAGAAGTATATGTCCTTGAAACTAATCAAGAGCAACTTTCTCAGTGAGATTAACGGCCTGAAAAATCAATAAACTATAATTAAGTGACTGAATATTTTACTTAATTCACGAACTATCTTGAATTtgcatcattttaattttcagtggGGTAACTTTACACAGAAAAATCACTTCTAATATTAGAAtaactttttctattttccagaatcctgaggttttgttttttgtgtatttttttagatCAATTATTACAGTGCTTGGGTGTCTGCCTGGTACAGAATGTGAGCAAGAAAGGATGATGGTTTTGGAAAACGTGCCATGTTTCAACTAACTAAAGTAGGAAAAGCGATTTGGGAGACTACTTCAAGAATGTACTTtgcacatttttctttccttacctTCAAGGAGGTAAGTGGGATAAAGGGAAAAACCTAGGCAAAACTTAATGTTCTTCCTGAATCCACT encodes the following:
- the BBS12 gene encoding Bardet-Biedl syndrome 12 protein isoform X1 yields the protein MVMACRVINKRRHMGLQQLSSFAETGRTFLGPVKSSKFIIDEECHETVLISSTVRLLESLDLTSAVGQLLNEAVQAQNNTYRTGTSTLLFLVGAWSSAAEECLHLGVPISLIVSVMSEGLNSCIEEVVSLQVPVHNVFDRMVNTKTFSGPETFSVSVYPFLQIPSGTGLIQKERDLKDVAAQSLAIYSLSGRPVKSPQLLRSQAKVEADENTSQTPQTLKNSPLADTRCRKSVLTHSRHFSRTGNNQWISKPDGVLEQLSAATPKTYRCDDLVELEVGLSHGGHSSMKLVDEAVRLQYQNAGMQQGSCTVPFLFDISRIFTCCLPGLPETFSCVCPGYITVVSIPSTTLIKELQNQPIRVVLVEGDLTENYRHLGFNKSASIKTVSESLKLQQDGSEELWTDHVLQVLIKFNVNLVLAQGNVSERLIEKCTDNKRLVIGSVNGNVMQAFAEASGAVQVAYITQVNENCVGNGVCVTIWRSIPFDAVDRINRMAIVLNTEGINLVTVVLTSPVTAQMQTKEDTFWTCAYRLYHALKEQKVFLGGGAVELLCLSHLQILAEQSVNKGNQGCSGWLHNTSSWLASSVTQYRPTVLKCLANGWHRYLSTLLYNTASYPSEFEAGTFIQHHLQNAADSGSPSSYVLNEYSKLNSGILNSDISDKLEQIPRVYDIVTPKIEAWRRALDLVLLVLQTDSEIITGLGHTQINSQESEGILFL
- the BBS12 gene encoding Bardet-Biedl syndrome 12 protein isoform X2; this encodes MVMACRVINKRRHMGLQQLSSFAETGRTFLGPVKSSKFIIDEECHETVLISSTVRLLESLDLTSAVGQLLNEAVQAQNNTYRTGTSTLLFLVGAWSSAAEECLHLGVPISLIVSVMSEGLNSCIEEVVSLQVPVHNVFDRMVNTKTFSGPETFSVSVYPFLQIPSGTGLIQKERDLKDVAAQSLAIYSLSGRPVKSPQLLRSQAKVEADENTSQTPQTLKNSPLADTRCRKSVLTHSRHFSRTGNNQWISKPDGVLEQLSAATPKTYRCDDLVELEVGLSHGGHSSMKLVDEAVRLQYQNAGYITVVSIPSTTLIKELQNQPIRVVLVEGDLTENYRHLGFNKSASIKTVSESLKLQQDGSEELWTDHVLQVLIKFNVNLVLAQGNVSERLIEKCTDNKRLVIGSVNGNVMQAFAEASGAVQVAYITQVNENCVGNGVCVTIWRSIPFDAVDRINRMAIVLNTEGINLVTVVLTSPVTAQMQTKEDTFWTCAYRLYHALKEQKVFLGGGAVELLCLSHLQILAEQSVNKGNQGCSGWLHNTSSWLASSVTQYRPTVLKCLANGWHRYLSTLLYNTASYPSEFEAGTFIQHHLQNAADSGSPSSYVLNEYSKLNSGILNSDISDKLEQIPRVYDIVTPKIEAWRRALDLVLLVLQTDSEIITGLGHTQINSQESEGILFL